The sequence AACCAGCGGTCGACCACGACGAGGTCGCGCCCGTACCAGGCGCACTTGTACTCCAGCATGCGGCGCAGCTCCCTCCACGCCACATCGGAGATGGCGCGGGCGAGCCGGTGGTTCTTGAGCAGGTTGGCGACAGCGAGGTCCTCGATCACGACCGTTTGGTTCTCACGGACGAGACGGGTCGACAGCTTGTGCAGGAAGTCGCGGCGCCGGTCAGCGATCCGCGCATGCACACGCGCGACCTTCCGCCGGGCCTTCTCCCGGTTCGCCGACCCTGGGGCCTTGCGCGACAGGTCCCGTTGCGCCTTGGCCAAGCGGGCGCAGTCACGTCGCTCGTGCTGGGGGTTGGTGATCTTCTCCCCGGTGGACAGGGTCACCAGGGAGGCGATCCCGGCGTCGATCCCGACCGCCGCGCCCGTGGCAGGGGCCGCGGTGATGGTGTCCTGGCACAGCAGAGAGACGAACCAGCGTCCGGCGCTGTCACGCGACACCGTCACCGTGGTCGGTTCCGCCCCCTGGGGCAGCGGACGCGACCAGCGGATGTCCAGCGGCGCCGTCATCTTCGCCAGCGTCAGACGTCCCTCGCGCCAGGTGAAGGCGCTGCGGGTGTACTCGGCCGACGCACGCGACCGCTTGCGCGACTTGAACCGCGGATATGCGGCCCGCTTGGCGAAGAAGTTGGCGAACGCCGTCTGAAGATGCCGCAGCGCCTGCTGCAACGGGACGCACGGCACCTCGGACAGAAACGCCAACCCTGGGGTCTTCTTCCACTGCGCCAGCGCGGCCGACGACTGCACGTAGGACACACGGCGCCGCTCGCCGTACCAGGCCAGCGTGCGCTCCTCCAAAGCCTTGTTGTACACCAGCCGCACACACCCGAACGTCCGCGACAACTCGGCTGCCTGCTCTTCGGTGGGGTAGAAGCGGTACTTGAACGCCCGCCTGACCTGCCGCGCCATGCCTCACGTTCTAGCAGCCTCGGTGCCGGCCAACCTGGCGAACGCCGAAACGCCCCGGCTTCCCCGACCTGCTGCACAAAAGCCCGTTTCCACCCAGCCCTGAAGGCCGGGGGCTCTCAGGAGGAGAACCGATGACGCCGTATCCGTCCGCGCAGCGCGAGGACATCGTCGAGGACATCCACGGCCACCGGGTCGCCGACCCCTACCGCTGGCTGGAGGATCCCGACAGCGCCGAGACCGGCGAGTGGCGCTCCGCGCAGGACCGGCTCTTCCACAAGGTCATGGAAACCCTTCCCGGCCGGGACGCGCTGCGGGCACGCCTGCTCGATCTGCTCGGCGCGGGAAGCGTCGGGGCCCCGGTGTGGCGGGGCGAGCGGCGCTTCTTCACTCGCCGCTCCGCCGACCAGGAGCACCCGGTGCTCTACACCGCGGACCCGGACGGGTCCGAACGCGTCCTCGTCGACCCGACGGCCCTCGACCCCGCCGGGACGACGACGCTGGACGGCTGGCAGCCCGACAAGGAGGGACGCCTCCTGGCGTACAAGGTGTCGACCGGCGGCGACGAGGAGTCGCTGCTGTACGTCATCGACGTCGCGACGGGCGACCGCGTGGAGGGGCCGATCGACCGGGCCCGGTACTCCTCGGTGGCCTGGCTGCCGGGCGGCGAGGCGTACTACTACACGCGCCGGCTCCCCGCGCTGGACGTCCCGGAGGGCGAGGAGCAGTACCACCGGCGCGTCTACCTGCACCGCGTCGGCACCGAACCCGACACCCACGACGTGCTGGTCTTCGGCGCGGGCCGGGACAAGACCAACTACTACGGGGTCGGCGTCAGCCGGGACGGCCGCTGGCTCACGATCTCCGCGTCGCAGGGCACCGCGCCCCGCAACGACCTGTGGATCGCCGACCTGACCGCGTCCGCCCCCGAGGCGCCCGCGCTGCGCGCCGTGCAGGAGGGCGTCGACGCCTCCACCGGCGTCCACGTGGGCCGCGACGGCCGCGCCTACGTCTTCACCGACCGCGACGCGCCCCGGTCCCGCCTTTGCGTCGCCGACCCGTCCGACCTCTCCTACGGGACCTGGCGGGACCTCCTCCCCCAGGACCCCGAGGCCGTGCTCACCGACTTCGCGATTCTGGACGACCTGGAGCGCCCGGTCCTGCTCGCCGGCTGGACGCGCC is a genomic window of Actinomadura citrea containing:
- a CDS encoding RNA-guided endonuclease InsQ/TnpB family protein, whose translation is MARQVRRAFKYRFYPTEEQAAELSRTFGCVRLVYNKALEERTLAWYGERRRVSYVQSSAALAQWKKTPGLAFLSEVPCVPLQQALRHLQTAFANFFAKRAAYPRFKSRKRSRASAEYTRSAFTWREGRLTLAKMTAPLDIRWSRPLPQGAEPTTVTVSRDSAGRWFVSLLCQDTITAAPATGAAVGIDAGIASLVTLSTGEKITNPQHERRDCARLAKAQRDLSRKAPGSANREKARRKVARVHARIADRRRDFLHKLSTRLVRENQTVVIEDLAVANLLKNHRLARAISDVAWRELRRMLEYKCAWYGRDLVVVDRWFPSSKLCGTCGTVRARLPLDVREWTCGCGAVHDRDVNAARNILAAGLAVTACGDGVRPQRDTSRTGHSSAKQETQRATTGISRL